One Fusarium poae strain DAOMC 252244 chromosome 4, whole genome shotgun sequence DNA window includes the following coding sequences:
- a CDS encoding hypothetical protein (BUSCO:39937at5125) produces MASKVDRIVARLQAKIEEGDYYEAQQQTRVAASRYIKTSNWPAAIDILSSVSQALLRAGQGGSGGDLCAMLVDVYKQAELKPDADSKGRLLTCLRLFEAGEPTRKKFVGEIIGWSAKFGEYPAGDPELHHVAGSLYAEEHDTYEAEKHLLLGTKDSPEVLTKMEYTWYKESEPHQAALFAGRAVLPYLLVGNVRAANTCYRLFTSSLSSDNPNLGVQDVSSPAGDIRIFPSLPLLNFLGFLLLAIQRGAPELYRALVSKYATQINEAGSWAEALEMIGEMYFGLSKPRQSNPLMDMMSGFFGGGGGQPEKPKRKQVTQRQDAPAAEGLD; encoded by the exons ATGGCCAGCAAGGTCGACCGCATAGTAGCTCGGCTACAGGCCAAAATCGAAGAGGGGGATTACTACGAGGCTCAGCAACAGACCCGTGTCGCCGCATCTCGCTACATCAAGACCTCCAACTGGCCCGCCGCCATCGACATCCTCTCCAGTGTCTCCCAAGCACTGTTACGTGCTGGCCAGGGCGGCAGCGGAGGAGATCTCTGTGCCATGCTCGTCGATGTCTACAAGCAAGCAGAGTTGAAGCCCGATGCTGATTCCAAGGGCAGACTGTTGACTTGTCTACGACTGTTTGAGGCTGGGGAACCTACAAGGAAGAAGTTCGTGGGCGAGATTATCGG ATGGTCAGCCAAGTTCGGCGAATACCCTGCTGGAGACCCAGAGCTTCACCATGTTGCTGGATCACTCTACGCCGAAGAACACGACACATACGAGGCCGAGAAACATCTATTACTAGGCACCAAAGACTCGCCCGAGGTCCTGACGAAAATGGAATATACCTGGTACAAGGAAAGTGAGCCTCACCAAGCAGCTCTCTTTGCTGGCCGTGCTGTGCTCCCCTACCTCCTAGTAGGCAACGTGCGAGCCGCCAATACCTGTTACCGCCTTTTCACCAGCTCTCTCTCCAGCGACAACCCGAATCTTGGTGTCCAAGATGTATCCAGCCCTGCTGGCGACATCCGCATCTTCCCAAGTCTCCCCCTCCTCAACTTCCTcggcttcctcctccttgccATTCAGCGTGGCGCACCCGAACTCTACCGTGCCCTTGTGTCTAAGTATGCGACACAAATCAACGAGGCTGGATCATGGGCCGAGGCGCTCGAGATGATTGGAGAGATGTACTTCGGTCTTTCCAAGCCCCGACAGAGCAACCCTCTGATGGATATGATGAGCGGATTCTTTGGTGGCGGTGGTGGCCAGCCAGAGAAACCCAAGCGTAAACAGGTTACGCAAAGGCAAGATGCCCCCGCAGCAGAGGGTCTGGACTAG